In Pseudobdellovibrionaceae bacterium, the following proteins share a genomic window:
- a CDS encoding NAD-dependent epimerase/dehydratase family protein, with translation MAKIFVTGASGFIGGALARHLIALSHQVLAMSRSEASDEKLRKLGAEPIRGELGSPMADALHGVDWVIHCAAKVEDFGHYDDFYRINVTGTNSLLTDCVQARVPRFLFLSTEAVLLDGRSKYEMNEQTPYPLQTPFLYSQTKIAAEKLVRAANSEELQTFVVRPRMVWGPGDTHFIPELKKMAKKKALMWIDQGVHRTSTTHIRNLLHGIDLIMAKGQPGEVYFITDGDPISLREFISMLVETLGFPAPTKSIPGFVARGLAQVLEPLWVLLRLPGKPPMTKLAACFLSTEGTVDITKAKTKLGYRPVISRAAALVELANTETTEGH, from the coding sequence ATGGCAAAGATATTTGTAACGGGGGCATCGGGTTTCATTGGTGGGGCACTGGCTCGGCACCTCATTGCGCTTAGCCACCAGGTCCTGGCCATGAGTCGCTCCGAGGCAAGCGATGAGAAATTGAGGAAATTGGGTGCAGAACCGATCCGAGGAGAATTAGGTTCGCCAATGGCCGATGCTCTCCATGGGGTAGATTGGGTCATTCATTGTGCTGCCAAGGTAGAGGACTTTGGCCACTATGATGATTTTTACCGCATCAATGTTACCGGGACGAACAGCCTTCTTACCGATTGTGTTCAGGCGCGGGTTCCACGGTTTTTGTTTCTAAGCACAGAGGCTGTGTTGCTCGATGGCCGCTCCAAGTATGAAATGAATGAACAAACGCCCTATCCATTGCAGACCCCATTTTTGTACTCGCAAACAAAAATAGCTGCTGAAAAACTGGTGAGAGCCGCCAATTCAGAGGAATTGCAGACGTTTGTGGTGCGGCCAAGAATGGTCTGGGGCCCTGGCGACACGCATTTTATTCCTGAACTTAAAAAAATGGCTAAGAAGAAAGCCTTGATGTGGATTGACCAGGGTGTTCATCGGACTTCAACCACCCACATTCGCAACCTTCTTCACGGCATCGACCTGATTATGGCTAAGGGACAGCCCGGGGAAGTGTATTTTATCACCGATGGAGACCCCATATCATTGCGAGAGTTCATTTCCATGCTGGTAGAGACATTAGGGTTTCCAGCTCCAACCAAGTCCATCCCTGGCTTTGTTGCTCGTGGACTGGCCCAGGTGTTGGAACCCTTGTGGGTTTTGTTGCGCCTTCCTGGAAAGCCACCCATGACTAAGTTGGCAGCTTGCTTTCTTTCGACCGAAGGGACTGTGGACATTACAAAGGCTAAAACCAAACTGGGGTATAGGCCAGTTATTTCGAGAGCCGCCGCGCTCGTGGAATTAGCGAACACAGAGACAACAGAGGGACATTAA
- a CDS encoding DUF1343 domain-containing protein gives MELGIDRLLEEASLIRQLQEKRVGLLAHPASVTKGLAHSMEALSQLGEFNMTCAFGPQHGMRGEKQDNMIESVTYLDPSIKVPVYSLYGEVRRPTDEMLDRLDVMLVDLQDVGCRIYTFLTTLFYVLEDCARNHKSVWVLDRPNPAGRPVEGLLLEPGWESFIGAAPVAMRHGLTLGEAARWYVRHKNLDVDLQIIEMKGYHANGSPNYGWPHELSWVNPSPNMPRLTTVRAYAGTVLVEGTNLSEGRGTTIPLEVIGAPDIKAEKVLEEMKIVEPNWLKGCHLRPCYFEPTFQKHQGALCSGIQIHCDAGFYNHLQFQPYRLVALFFKCVRRLYPEYDLWRQPPYEYEEHKMPIDILSGSDFLRNWVDDGHGEPEDLNKRLLAHEKQWEDARKPFLLY, from the coding sequence ATGGAATTGGGAATTGACAGACTCTTAGAAGAAGCATCATTGATCCGGCAGCTCCAGGAGAAGCGCGTAGGGCTGTTGGCCCATCCCGCGAGTGTGACGAAAGGTTTGGCCCACTCGATGGAAGCCTTGTCTCAATTGGGGGAGTTCAATATGACTTGTGCCTTTGGCCCTCAGCATGGAATGCGTGGTGAAAAACAAGACAATATGATTGAAAGTGTCACCTACCTGGATCCGTCAATTAAAGTCCCTGTCTACAGCCTCTATGGGGAGGTTCGTAGACCAACGGATGAAATGTTAGACCGCTTGGATGTGATGCTGGTGGACCTGCAGGACGTCGGCTGTCGTATTTACACTTTTTTGACCACGCTATTTTACGTATTGGAAGACTGCGCGCGAAATCATAAGTCGGTTTGGGTTCTTGATCGACCCAATCCCGCTGGCAGGCCGGTCGAAGGACTGCTCCTTGAACCTGGCTGGGAAAGTTTTATTGGTGCGGCTCCTGTGGCCATGCGCCACGGTCTGACCTTGGGTGAAGCGGCCAGGTGGTACGTGAGGCACAAGAATTTGGATGTTGATCTGCAGATCATTGAGATGAAAGGCTACCACGCCAATGGCTCGCCTAACTACGGTTGGCCTCATGAGCTCTCATGGGTTAATCCCTCTCCTAATATGCCGCGGTTGACGACAGTCAGAGCCTACGCCGGAACGGTGCTTGTTGAAGGCACCAATCTCAGTGAGGGGCGGGGAACCACGATTCCCTTGGAAGTCATAGGTGCTCCTGACATCAAAGCCGAAAAGGTGTTGGAGGAGATGAAAATTGTCGAACCCAATTGGCTCAAAGGCTGTCATCTTCGCCCCTGTTATTTTGAGCCCACCTTCCAAAAACACCAAGGCGCCCTCTGTTCTGGGATTCAGATTCACTGTGATGCTGGTTTTTACAATCACTTGCAGTTTCAGCCCTACCGCCTTGTGGCTCTATTTTTTAAATGTGTGCGCCGCCTTTATCCTGAATATGATCTGTGGCGGCAGCCGCCCTACGAATACGAAGAGCACAAAATGCCCATCGACATTCTTTCGGGCAGCGATTTCCTGCGCAACTGGGTGGATGATGGGCATGGGGAGCCGGAGGACCTGAACAAGCGGTTGTTGGCGCACGAAAAACAATGGGAAGACGCCCGCAAACCCTTTTTGCTTTATTAG
- a CDS encoding HD domain-containing protein, with amino-acid sequence MENFEKIMVFVKEVDRLKTVDRQCEIMSGKRRENSAEHSWHFALTAWLLGSYAHVDLNLNHVVKMALIHDLVEIDAGDTFVYDEKGREEKREVEAKAAHRLFALLPEELEAEFWQLWNEYEGQVTAEARFAQAIDRLLPIVCNTETEGSAWRRHGITRSQVDRRNGPCWGEARCLEDYVASILDRAVANGHLTPE; translated from the coding sequence ATGGAGAACTTTGAAAAGATCATGGTCTTTGTCAAAGAAGTGGATCGACTCAAGACTGTCGACAGGCAGTGTGAAATCATGAGTGGCAAGCGCCGTGAGAATTCCGCCGAACACTCTTGGCATTTTGCTTTGACTGCCTGGTTATTAGGCAGCTACGCCCACGTGGATTTGAATCTGAACCATGTGGTCAAGATGGCTCTTATCCACGACTTGGTGGAGATAGACGCCGGAGACACCTTTGTTTACGACGAGAAGGGACGAGAGGAGAAGCGCGAAGTTGAGGCGAAGGCGGCCCACCGTCTCTTTGCCTTGCTTCCCGAGGAACTTGAGGCAGAGTTTTGGCAGTTATGGAACGAATATGAGGGTCAGGTGACCGCTGAGGCCCGTTTTGCCCAGGCCATTGATCGCTTGTTGCCTATAGTCTGTAACACTGAAACTGAAGGTTCTGCTTGGCGCCGTCATGGCATCACTCGCAGCCAGGTCGACAGACGCAACGGCCCTTGTTGGGGAGAGGCCCGCTGTCTGGAAGACTATGTTGCCTCCATTCTCGACAGAGCTGTGGCGAATGGTCACCTTACGCCTGAATAG